The following are from one region of the Streptomyces tuirus genome:
- a CDS encoding C40 family peptidase — MASHRKSRPTGTRVAGIRTPALATAALTSVALLSQSANAAPAADDKPSLEEVEKKVDDLYRQAESATDKYNAAKEQTAKQRKRVDTLLDDVAERTQKLNEAREELGSFASAQYRTGAAAPDTATFLLADTPQDYFDQTQLMDRMTGRQKVAVDDYVTQQSETMKKRQEATESLETLTDSQAGLRTAKATVQRKLADARELMSKLTAEEKARLAAIEKEKRAEATRKADELARQQAAQQKAQDEAARQQDSGSSSSGSGSGSSSSTAPADSSYATKADKALAFARAQIGKPYVWGAVGPGSYDCSGLTGAAWKAAGVTLPRTTYDQVNAGTTVPLSQARPGDLVFFYDDVTHVGIYIGNGMMIHAPKPGTYVREESIYYDGESAIHSVVRPA; from the coding sequence TTGGCGTCGCACCGCAAGTCGCGCCCTACGGGTACGCGCGTGGCAGGCATACGGACCCCCGCCCTCGCAACGGCGGCCCTCACCTCCGTGGCCCTGCTGTCCCAGTCGGCCAACGCCGCCCCCGCGGCCGACGACAAGCCCAGCCTGGAGGAAGTCGAGAAGAAGGTCGACGACCTGTACCGCCAGGCAGAGTCGGCGACCGACAAGTACAACGCGGCCAAGGAGCAGACCGCGAAGCAGCGCAAGCGCGTCGACACCCTCCTCGACGACGTCGCCGAGCGCACCCAGAAGCTCAACGAGGCGCGCGAGGAGCTGGGGTCCTTCGCCTCCGCCCAGTACCGTACCGGCGCCGCCGCCCCGGACACCGCGACGTTCCTGCTCGCGGACACCCCGCAGGACTACTTCGACCAGACCCAGCTGATGGACCGGATGACCGGCCGGCAGAAGGTCGCGGTCGACGACTACGTCACGCAGCAGTCCGAGACGATGAAGAAGCGGCAGGAGGCCACCGAGAGCCTCGAGACGCTCACCGACTCGCAGGCCGGCCTGCGGACGGCCAAGGCCACCGTCCAGCGGAAGCTCGCCGACGCCCGCGAGCTGATGTCGAAGCTGACCGCCGAGGAGAAGGCCCGGCTCGCGGCGATCGAGAAGGAGAAGCGGGCGGAGGCCACCCGGAAGGCCGACGAGCTGGCCCGGCAGCAGGCCGCGCAGCAGAAGGCCCAGGACGAGGCGGCTCGGCAGCAGGACAGCGGGTCCTCCTCGTCGGGGTCGGGTTCCGGCTCGTCCTCCTCGACGGCCCCGGCCGACTCCTCGTACGCCACCAAGGCCGACAAGGCGCTCGCCTTCGCCCGGGCCCAGATCGGCAAGCCGTACGTGTGGGGCGCGGTCGGCCCCGGCTCCTACGACTGCTCCGGCCTCACCGGGGCCGCCTGGAAGGCCGCGGGCGTCACCCTGCCGCGCACGACCTACGACCAGGTGAACGCCGGCACCACGGTCCCGCTCTCCCAGGCCCGGCCCGGCGACCTGGTTTTCTTCTACGACGACGTCACCCACGTCGGGATCTACATCGGCAACGGCATGATGATCCACGCCCCGAAGCCCGGCACGTACGTGCGCGAGGAGTCGATCTACTACGACGGCGAGTCCGCGATCCACAGCGTGGTACGCCCGGCCTAG
- the pcrA gene encoding DNA helicase PcrA: MSSLFDDNFLANLQAQRGPADEPPPPPEDDHVPEPIPDDLFDGKFDAPPHRWGSPRSSGAESGGGYYRDGAPRPVIDSAALLEGLNDNQRAAVVHSGSPLLIVAGAGSGKTRVLTHRIAHLLAERDVHPGQILAITFTNKAAGEMKERVEQLVGPRANAMWVMTFHSACVRILRRESKKLGFTSSFSIYDAADSKRLMALVCRDLDLDPKRFPPKSFSAKISNLKNELIDEEDFAAQATDGFEKTLAQAYAMYQSRLREANALDFDDLIMTTVNLLRAFPDVAEHYRRRFRHVLVDEYQDTNHAQYALVRELVGTVEHPVDVPPEAEVPPAELCVVGDADQSIYAFRGATIRNILQFEEDYPDATTILLEQNYRSTQTILSAANAVIERNESRRPKNLWTNAGSGAQITGYVADTEHDEAQFVAEEIDRLTDAGDAKAGDVAVFYRTNAQSRVFEEIFIRVGLPYKVVGGVRFYERKEVRDVLAYLRVLANPEDSVPLRRILNVPKRGIGDRAEAMIDALSQREKISFPQALKRVDEAYGMAARSTNAVKRFNTLMEDLRTIVESGAGPATVLEAVLERTGYLAELQASTDPQDETRIENLQELAAVAMEFEQERGEDEQSTLSDFLEQVALVADSDQIPDEEDGDGVITLMTLHTAKGLEFPVVFLTGMEDGVFPHMRALGQTKELEEERRLAYVGITRARERLYLTRSTLRSAWGQPSYNPPSRFLEEIPPAHVEWKRTGATAPASSGPVSAVAASLSSSRSRSSASGASGFATRRTSEKPVVSLAVGDRVTHDQFGLGTVVGVKGTGGNAEATIDFGDTKPKRLLLRYAPVEKL, encoded by the coding sequence ATGAGCAGCCTCTTTGACGACAACTTCCTGGCGAACCTCCAGGCCCAGCGGGGCCCGGCCGACGAGCCCCCGCCGCCACCCGAGGACGATCACGTACCGGAGCCGATTCCGGACGATCTGTTCGACGGGAAGTTCGACGCGCCCCCGCACCGATGGGGGTCCCCCCGCTCGAGCGGAGCCGAGAGTGGGGGAGGCTACTACCGCGACGGCGCCCCCCGCCCGGTGATCGACTCCGCCGCGCTGCTGGAAGGGCTGAACGACAACCAGCGCGCCGCCGTCGTCCACTCCGGCTCCCCGCTGCTCATCGTGGCCGGAGCCGGCTCCGGCAAGACCCGGGTGCTCACGCACCGCATCGCCCACCTGCTCGCCGAGCGGGACGTGCACCCCGGCCAGATCCTCGCGATCACCTTCACCAACAAGGCCGCCGGCGAGATGAAGGAGCGCGTCGAGCAGCTCGTCGGCCCGCGCGCCAACGCCATGTGGGTCATGACCTTCCACAGCGCGTGCGTGCGCATCCTGCGCCGGGAGAGCAAGAAGCTCGGCTTCACCTCCTCCTTCTCGATCTACGACGCCGCCGACTCCAAGCGCCTCATGGCCCTGGTCTGCCGCGACCTGGACCTCGACCCCAAGCGCTTCCCGCCCAAGTCCTTCAGCGCCAAGATCAGCAACCTGAAGAACGAGCTGATCGACGAGGAGGACTTCGCCGCCCAGGCCACCGACGGCTTCGAGAAGACCCTCGCCCAGGCCTACGCCATGTACCAGTCGCGGCTGCGCGAGGCGAACGCCCTCGACTTCGACGACCTGATCATGACGACGGTCAACCTGCTGCGCGCCTTCCCGGACGTCGCCGAGCACTACCGCCGCCGCTTCCGCCATGTGCTGGTGGACGAGTACCAGGACACCAACCACGCCCAGTACGCCCTCGTCCGCGAGCTCGTCGGCACCGTTGAGCACCCCGTCGACGTCCCGCCCGAGGCGGAGGTCCCGCCCGCCGAGCTGTGCGTGGTGGGTGACGCCGACCAGTCGATCTACGCCTTCCGCGGCGCGACGATCCGCAACATCCTCCAGTTCGAGGAGGACTACCCGGACGCCACGACGATCCTGCTCGAGCAGAACTACCGCTCCACACAGACGATCCTCAGCGCCGCCAACGCCGTCATCGAGCGCAACGAGTCCCGCCGCCCCAAGAACCTGTGGACCAACGCGGGCAGCGGCGCACAGATCACCGGCTACGTCGCCGACACCGAGCACGACGAGGCGCAGTTCGTCGCCGAGGAGATAGACCGCCTCACCGACGCGGGCGATGCCAAGGCCGGCGACGTCGCCGTCTTCTACCGCACCAACGCCCAGTCCCGTGTCTTCGAAGAGATCTTCATCCGCGTCGGCCTGCCCTACAAGGTCGTCGGCGGCGTCCGCTTCTACGAGCGCAAGGAGGTCCGGGACGTCCTGGCCTACCTGCGGGTGCTCGCCAACCCGGAGGACTCGGTGCCGCTGCGCCGCATCCTCAACGTCCCCAAGCGGGGCATCGGCGACCGCGCCGAGGCGATGATCGACGCCCTGTCCCAGCGCGAGAAGATCAGCTTCCCGCAGGCGCTCAAGCGCGTCGACGAGGCGTACGGCATGGCCGCGCGCTCCACCAACGCCGTCAAGCGGTTCAACACGCTGATGGAGGACCTCCGCACCATCGTCGAGTCCGGCGCCGGCCCGGCCACGGTGCTGGAGGCCGTCCTGGAGCGCACCGGCTACCTCGCCGAGCTCCAGGCCTCCACGGACCCGCAGGACGAGACCCGGATCGAGAACCTCCAGGAACTCGCGGCCGTCGCCATGGAGTTCGAGCAGGAGCGCGGCGAGGACGAGCAGAGCACCCTGTCCGACTTCCTCGAACAGGTCGCGCTGGTCGCCGACTCCGACCAGATCCCCGATGAGGAGGACGGCGACGGTGTCATCACGCTGATGACCCTGCACACCGCCAAGGGCCTGGAGTTCCCGGTCGTCTTCCTGACCGGCATGGAGGACGGCGTCTTCCCGCACATGCGCGCCCTCGGCCAGACCAAGGAGCTGGAGGAGGAGCGGCGCCTGGCCTACGTCGGCATCACGCGCGCGCGGGAGCGGCTCTACCTGACCCGGTCCACGCTGCGCAGCGCCTGGGGCCAGCCCTCGTACAACCCCCCCTCCCGGTTCCTGGAGGAGATCCCGCCGGCCCACGTGGAGTGGAAGCGGACGGGAGCGACCGCGCCCGCGTCCTCCGGGCCGGTCTCGGCGGTGGCGGCCTCGCTGTCGTCGTCCCGCTCGCGCTCGTCGGCGTCGGGCGCCTCCGGGTTCGCCACCCGCCGCACCTCGGAGAAGCCCGTGGTGTCACTGGCGGTCGGGGACCGGGTCACCCACGACCAGTTCGGACTCGGGACCGTCGTCGGGGTCAAGGGCACGGGCGGCAACGCCGAGGCGACGATCGACTTCGGCGACACCAAGCCGAAGCGGCTGCTGCTGCGGTACGCGCCGGTGGAGAAGCTGTAG